From the genome of Candidatus Dormiibacterota bacterium, one region includes:
- a CDS encoding UDP-glucose/GDP-mannose dehydrogenase family protein: protein MNITVVGTGYVGVVTAACFAEFGLQVVGVDKDDAKIDLLQKGQVPFFEPGLEEMVRRNMREDRLAFSTDLKAAVEKSLVILIAVGTPLGDGGAADLGSVKEVVLGIARCMNGYKVIVTKSTVPMGTGAMIRGLIEGNQSQNVPFSVASNPEFLREGAAIEDFMRPNRVVIGAEDPQAIAIMKDLYKPLFLIETPFVITNVVSAEMIKYASNAFLATKISFINEIARLCEAVGADVHEVARGMGLDNRIGRKFLHPGPGFGGSCFPKDTHAVVKMAGERGVPARIVQAAIEVNRHQVGWMVEKITRAVGGLKGRTIACLGLSFKPNTSDTRDSPAIRIIQELLKGGARVRAYDPAAMQEARHALPDVAFAEDAYDAARGCDALVIVTEWNQFRSLDWERIKTTLNSPTVVDLRNVYEPDQMKRLGIAYTGVGR from the coding sequence ATGAACATCACGGTCGTCGGCACGGGTTACGTGGGTGTGGTCACGGCCGCCTGCTTCGCGGAATTCGGCCTTCAGGTGGTCGGGGTGGACAAGGACGACGCGAAGATCGATCTCCTCCAGAAAGGCCAGGTGCCGTTCTTCGAGCCGGGTCTGGAGGAGATGGTGCGGCGCAACATGCGAGAGGACCGGCTGGCCTTCTCGACGGACCTGAAGGCTGCCGTCGAGAAATCGCTCGTCATCCTGATCGCCGTGGGCACGCCCCTGGGCGACGGGGGCGCCGCCGACCTGGGTTCCGTGAAGGAGGTCGTTCTGGGAATCGCCCGCTGCATGAACGGTTACAAAGTGATCGTGACCAAGAGCACGGTGCCGATGGGAACCGGGGCGATGATCAGGGGCCTGATCGAGGGGAACCAGTCCCAGAACGTTCCCTTCAGCGTCGCCAGCAACCCCGAGTTCCTGCGCGAGGGAGCCGCGATCGAGGACTTCATGCGCCCCAACCGTGTCGTGATCGGGGCGGAGGACCCCCAGGCCATCGCGATCATGAAGGACCTCTACAAGCCCCTCTTTCTGATCGAGACGCCTTTCGTCATCACGAACGTGGTGAGCGCCGAGATGATCAAGTATGCCAGCAACGCCTTCCTGGCGACGAAGATCTCCTTCATCAACGAGATCGCCCGCTTGTGCGAGGCGGTCGGGGCCGACGTGCACGAGGTGGCGCGGGGGATGGGGCTCGACAACCGCATCGGCAGGAAGTTCCTCCATCCGGGCCCGGGGTTCGGGGGATCCTGCTTTCCCAAGGATACGCACGCCGTGGTGAAGATGGCCGGGGAACGGGGTGTCCCCGCGCGCATCGTCCAGGCGGCGATCGAGGTGAATCGGCACCAGGTCGGATGGATGGTCGAGAAGATCACCCGCGCCGTGGGTGGATTGAAGGGGAGGACGATCGCGTGTCTCGGTCTGTCGTTCAAGCCGAACACGAGCGACACGCGCGATTCACCCGCGATCCGCATCATCCAGGAGCTGCTGAAGGGCGGAGCCCGCGTCCGGGCCTATGATCCCGCGGCGATGCAGGAGGCGCGCCATGCCCTCCCGGACGTCGCCTTCGCCGAAGACGCCTACGACGCCGCTCGAGGCTGCGATGCGCTGGTGATCGTGACCGAGTGGAACCAGTTCCGCAGCCTGGATTGGGAGCGCATCAAAACGACGCTGAATTCACCGACGGTCGTCGACCTGCGCAACGTCTATGAGCCCGACCAGATGAAGCGCCTGGGGATCGCCTACACGGGAGTGGGGCGATGA
- a CDS encoding O-antigen ligase family protein: MSIVHRTCDRIIRGGLMGLIVFTPLAYGTVEPWSIAIMEWGVVSLLLIYLLSRVFPGRDDTATSSNAARPRLLGVSMSIGLFVVLCILQTVPLPIRWLRIVSPGSARMYESIDFGSWERTEEKTETVRQRPGDPLLQTRASEQRPISVNPGRTERRTLQLVTLVALFFLVAAWADEERAVSILRWVVIVAFLVSLFGLVQLLTWNGKIYWVRKVPAVSATYPSTFGPFVNHDHFAGYVEMAIPVALSLVFWLVDRRRRPSVSARSSSTGSTSGSALLDTLGEERGRLGKVSLALFAGVILIVSLFFSLSRGGILAAFISGAVLLALLCRRVTSKSLRWSMALALPLVVVSLISFIGAETVKKQLSTYGNLTGEASFQLRAILWKRVVRELPAYAWVGSGLGTFEDSFAPLTPAGSGKRWDKAHNDYLQLVWETGIVGGLLFLAGVAVFVLRFWWPALRDFRHPIDVFRVGIAVALMSIALHSIVDFGLQIGANGFLCALLAGLLVALHVPSPTVAQDMLRVRAIEGPWSE, translated from the coding sequence GTGTCGATCGTCCATAGAACCTGCGACCGGATCATTCGCGGGGGCCTCATGGGGCTCATCGTCTTCACTCCTCTGGCCTACGGCACCGTGGAGCCGTGGTCAATCGCCATCATGGAGTGGGGTGTCGTATCGCTGCTTCTCATCTATCTTCTGTCGCGTGTTTTTCCGGGACGCGATGACACGGCGACCTCTTCGAATGCGGCTCGCCCGCGGCTTCTTGGCGTGTCGATGTCGATCGGGCTGTTCGTCGTCTTGTGCATCCTGCAGACCGTGCCCCTCCCGATCCGATGGCTACGGATCGTCTCTCCAGGTTCCGCGCGCATGTACGAGAGCATCGACTTCGGATCGTGGGAGCGCACCGAGGAAAAGACCGAGACCGTGAGACAGCGGCCCGGCGACCCGCTCCTCCAGACCCGCGCGAGCGAGCAACGACCGATCAGCGTGAACCCGGGCCGAACCGAGCGACGCACCCTGCAGCTCGTGACTCTGGTGGCGCTGTTCTTCCTGGTGGCGGCGTGGGCCGACGAAGAGAGGGCCGTCTCGATCCTGCGCTGGGTGGTCATCGTCGCGTTCCTGGTCTCGTTGTTCGGATTGGTACAGCTGCTGACCTGGAACGGCAAGATATACTGGGTTCGCAAGGTCCCGGCGGTGTCCGCGACCTATCCCTCGACCTTCGGCCCGTTCGTGAACCACGATCATTTTGCCGGCTATGTCGAGATGGCGATCCCCGTGGCCCTGAGCCTGGTCTTCTGGCTGGTCGACCGAAGACGCCGCCCATCGGTGTCCGCGCGCTCTTCGTCGACAGGGAGCACCTCGGGTTCTGCGCTCCTGGACACACTCGGCGAGGAGCGTGGACGCCTCGGCAAGGTGTCGCTGGCGCTCTTCGCAGGCGTGATCCTGATCGTGTCCCTGTTCTTCTCGCTCTCGCGCGGTGGAATCCTTGCCGCCTTCATCAGCGGAGCGGTGCTCCTGGCCCTGCTGTGCCGTCGCGTGACCTCGAAGAGCCTGCGGTGGTCCATGGCCCTGGCGCTGCCACTTGTCGTGGTGTCCCTGATCTCCTTCATTGGTGCGGAGACGGTCAAGAAGCAGCTGAGCACCTACGGGAACCTCACCGGAGAGGCCTCCTTTCAACTACGGGCGATCCTCTGGAAACGTGTCGTTCGAGAGTTGCCGGCGTATGCCTGGGTGGGGTCCGGCCTGGGGACTTTTGAGGACAGCTTCGCGCCTCTCACGCCGGCGGGCTCCGGAAAGCGATGGGACAAGGCGCACAACGACTACCTGCAGCTCGTGTGGGAGACGGGGATTGTCGGCGGCCTGCTCTTTCTCGCGGGGGTTGCGGTATTCGTCCTGCGCTTCTGGTGGCCGGCGTTGCGGGACTTCAGACACCCCATCGACGTTTTCCGCGTCGGCATCGCGGTGGCTCTCATGAGCATCGCTCTTCATTCCATCGTCGATTTCGGTCTCCAGATCGGGGCGAACGGCTTTCTGTGCGCGCTTCTGGCGGGGCTTCTCGTCGCGCTTCACGTTCCCTCGCCCACGGTAGCACAGGACATGCTCAGGGTCCGGGCGATCGAAGGGCCCTGGTCGGAATGA
- a CDS encoding tetratricopeptide repeat protein produces the protein MARKVFLLLGFFVVFAAESAYFARQCAAGILRLRGERAFFRNDHTGAWTFYRRALSLGGERETLENDLAELLLFGLDQTWAGVRIRTALPSEDAVRAGLDFVARRIRETPYKAYEWSLASDVYFHEARLHRQNTSLDLSMLTEDPLDILLPEERLGLAALETAARLEPTNYIYQDLLTEKFLELGSVSRAAVYCRRSVASLPVLSEHSFLGRPDLAPELLEAAIGGVEDSRLQDSMIPRATVESAAGDFLWRNGQTQRSLDFLKRAVSLAPDLFEAQYGLGLAAYTLGDYDEALRHLEEASRIQPDNPTPNVHMGLSYTALGDLPAAIDQFRSAREKDARGLWYFLLLGDALEKSGQIREAERQFVAGANVNPDSSEAWAALLTFYTRHRDLRPATEACSRLRVLSPAETRYKEQCVTLGLETR, from the coding sequence TTGGCCCGCAAAGTGTTTCTGCTCCTCGGTTTTTTCGTCGTGTTCGCGGCGGAGAGCGCGTACTTCGCTCGCCAGTGCGCGGCGGGCATCCTGCGCCTGCGCGGGGAGCGCGCCTTCTTCAGGAACGACCATACAGGTGCCTGGACGTTTTATCGCAGGGCGCTATCCCTCGGGGGCGAACGAGAGACCCTCGAGAATGACCTGGCCGAGCTGCTCCTCTTCGGCCTGGATCAGACTTGGGCGGGTGTACGCATCCGCACGGCGTTACCCTCAGAGGACGCGGTCCGCGCCGGGCTCGACTTCGTGGCCCGCCGCATCCGGGAGACCCCCTACAAGGCCTACGAATGGTCGCTGGCCTCGGATGTCTACTTCCACGAGGCCCGTCTGCACCGGCAGAACACATCCCTCGACCTCTCGATGCTCACGGAAGACCCGCTGGACATCCTGCTCCCCGAGGAAAGGCTGGGCCTCGCCGCGCTCGAAACGGCGGCCCGGCTGGAGCCCACCAACTACATCTACCAGGACCTGCTGACAGAGAAATTCCTGGAGCTGGGGAGCGTCAGCCGGGCCGCGGTCTACTGCCGGCGGTCCGTCGCCTCGCTCCCCGTGCTCTCGGAGCACTCGTTCCTGGGCCGTCCCGACCTTGCCCCGGAGCTTCTGGAGGCGGCGATTGGCGGGGTCGAGGATTCGCGGCTGCAGGACTCGATGATCCCACGCGCTACGGTCGAGAGCGCCGCTGGGGACTTCCTGTGGCGCAACGGCCAGACCCAGCGCTCCCTGGACTTCCTGAAGCGGGCGGTGTCCCTGGCCCCGGACCTGTTCGAGGCCCAGTATGGCCTTGGGCTCGCCGCCTACACACTCGGAGACTATGACGAGGCCCTCCGGCACCTCGAGGAGGCCAGCCGGATCCAGCCGGACAATCCGACGCCGAACGTGCACATGGGGCTCTCGTACACGGCGCTGGGAGACCTGCCGGCCGCTATCGATCAGTTCCGGAGCGCGCGCGAGAAGGACGCCCGGGGTCTGTGGTATTTCCTTCTTCTGGGTGACGCTCTGGAGAAATCCGGGCAGATCCGGGAGGCTGAAAGACAGTTCGTGGCCGGCGCCAACGTCAATCCGGACAGCAGCGAGGCATGGGCCGCGCTCCTGACCTTCTATACACGCCACCGCGACCTTCGGCCTGCAACCGAGGCCTGCAGCCGGCTCCGGGTGCTGAGCCCCGCAGAGACCCGCTACAAGGAGCAGTGCGTCACGCTCGGACTGGAGACCCGTTGA
- a CDS encoding SDR family oxidoreductase produces MTTSERRYLVTGGAGFIGSHVVEALVRRGERVVVLDNFSTGRRQNLEAALRPRPSGAPEPEVIDGDIRDQSAVRRALRGVTHVLHQAALPSVQRSVEDPASSHEVNASGTLHLLVASREAGVKRFVYASSSSAYGDNPALPKVETMTTAPLSPYAVSKLAGEHYCRVFHGLYGLETVALRYFNVFGPRQDPTSQYAAVVPNFVTAVLAGRAPIIYGDGLQSRDFTFIDNAVDANLKACDAPASALGRAYNIACGTAATLLDLLRILERLTGSPIRPIHEKARAGDVRHSLAAIDEARLRLGYEPKIGIEEGLRRTVDAFRA; encoded by the coding sequence ATGACGACGTCGGAGCGGCGCTATCTCGTGACCGGAGGGGCGGGCTTCATCGGCTCCCACGTCGTCGAGGCTCTGGTGCGACGCGGCGAGAGGGTGGTGGTCCTGGACAACTTCTCCACCGGACGACGGCAGAACCTGGAGGCCGCCCTGCGGCCCCGGCCGTCCGGCGCGCCGGAGCCGGAGGTGATCGACGGGGATATCCGGGATCAGAGCGCCGTGCGGCGGGCTCTGCGCGGTGTCACGCACGTCCTGCACCAGGCGGCCCTGCCCTCCGTTCAGCGTTCGGTGGAGGATCCGGCCTCCAGCCATGAAGTGAACGCCAGCGGAACGCTCCACCTGCTGGTCGCCTCACGCGAGGCGGGCGTGAAGCGCTTCGTCTACGCCTCCTCGTCCTCGGCGTACGGCGACAATCCCGCGCTGCCCAAGGTCGAAACGATGACGACGGCCCCCCTGTCTCCCTACGCGGTGAGCAAGCTGGCGGGCGAGCATTACTGCCGGGTGTTTCACGGCCTGTACGGCCTGGAGACGGTCGCCCTGCGTTACTTCAACGTGTTCGGACCGCGGCAGGATCCGACCTCTCAGTACGCCGCCGTCGTCCCCAATTTCGTGACCGCGGTCCTCGCGGGGCGGGCGCCGATCATCTACGGCGACGGCCTTCAGTCGCGCGACTTCACGTTCATCGACAATGCCGTCGACGCAAACCTGAAGGCGTGCGATGCGCCCGCCAGCGCCCTCGGCCGCGCCTACAACATCGCCTGCGGGACCGCCGCGACGCTCCTGGATCTTCTGCGCATCCTGGAGCGTCTGACCGGCTCGCCCATCCGGCCCATCCACGAGAAGGCGCGAGCCGGAGACGTCCGGCATTCCCTGGCCGCGATCGACGAGGCCCGCCTGCGTCTGGGTTACGAGCCGAAGATCGGCATCGAAGAGGGCCTGCGTCGGACCGTAGACGCCTTTCGAGCATGA
- a CDS encoding sugar phosphate nucleotidyltransferase has translation MAVILAGGGGTRLWPLARHGLPKPFLSLEGGSSMFRRTYERIAPLVGRFRVLVATAASDVPWVRRQAPEIPPRHILAEEAGRDTATAVAIAAHWLRSRHGDAIMVVLPADHSIRPATVFRSAMRTAIRAARMTGGLVTIGVPPLAPETGLGYIRPAGREVMPGVRRVESFVEKPVAARAARMVRSGRYLWNSGIFVWKASSILQALARYRPDIATPLERWARQASRGVWRVPAAVLRRIPRAPIDRAVLERSRELLVIRAPFDWSDVGNWDAVGGLLQNDARGNSAIGRMVALDASRCLGVNGGGLTVFIGLQDVVAVRSGDVVLVCRRSAVQRVREAVRRLRGPLATYR, from the coding sequence GTGGCCGTGATCCTCGCGGGTGGCGGGGGCACGCGGTTGTGGCCGCTCGCCCGGCACGGGCTGCCCAAGCCCTTCCTCTCGCTGGAGGGCGGGTCGAGCATGTTCCGCCGCACCTATGAGAGGATCGCGCCGCTGGTCGGTCGTTTCCGGGTCCTGGTCGCGACGGCCGCGTCCGACGTTCCCTGGGTGCGCAGGCAGGCGCCGGAGATACCGCCGCGACACATCCTGGCGGAAGAGGCCGGCCGCGACACGGCCACAGCCGTGGCAATCGCGGCGCACTGGCTGCGGTCGAGGCACGGCGATGCGATCATGGTGGTGCTGCCGGCCGACCACTCCATCCGGCCTGCAACGGTGTTCCGCTCGGCGATGCGCACCGCCATCCGGGCCGCGCGGATGACCGGGGGGCTGGTCACGATCGGCGTGCCGCCCCTCGCCCCTGAAACGGGGCTGGGCTACATCCGGCCCGCGGGCCGAGAGGTGATGCCGGGAGTGCGCAGGGTCGAATCATTCGTGGAGAAGCCGGTCGCCGCGCGCGCGGCCCGCATGGTCCGTTCGGGCCGCTACCTGTGGAACAGCGGGATCTTCGTCTGGAAGGCTTCGTCGATTCTCCAGGCGCTCGCGCGCTACCGACCGGACATAGCGACCCCCCTGGAAAGGTGGGCCCGTCAGGCTTCCCGAGGTGTCTGGAGGGTGCCGGCGGCGGTGTTGCGTCGGATCCCGCGGGCACCGATCGATCGCGCCGTGCTCGAGCGCTCCCGGGAGCTCCTGGTCATCCGAGCGCCGTTCGACTGGTCGGACGTCGGCAACTGGGACGCGGTCGGCGGCCTGCTGCAGAATGACGCACGGGGAAACTCAGCCATCGGCCGCATGGTCGCTCTGGACGCGAGCCGCTGCCTCGGGGTCAACGGGGGAGGGCTGACAGTGTTCATCGGGCTTCAGGACGTCGTGGCGGTCCGTTCTGGGGACGTGGTGCTGGTCTGCCGCAGGTCCGCCGTACAGCGGGTGCGGGAGGCCGTGCGCCGGCTGCGAGGCCCCCTGGCCACATACCGCTAA
- a CDS encoding glycosyltransferase family 2 protein — MRLSVVIPVYNEIGTIREILERVRAVPIPKEVIIVDDGSSDGTGDVLRSLSSPELVILYHDKNRGKGAALRTGFARVTGDVVLVQDADLEYDPFEYPRLLKPILEDKADVVYGSRFGGETHRVLFFWHYVGNRFLTTLSNMFTNLNLADMETCYKVFRADLLKRLRLRSNRFGFEPEFTLKVARLGCRIYEVAVSYHGRNYASGKKITWKDGVSAIWCIIWYRFFD, encoded by the coding sequence ATGAGGCTTTCGGTCGTCATCCCCGTCTACAACGAGATCGGCACCATCCGGGAGATCCTCGAACGAGTCCGCGCCGTCCCGATCCCGAAGGAGGTCATCATCGTCGACGACGGATCGAGCGACGGGACCGGTGATGTTCTCCGGAGCCTGAGCTCGCCGGAGCTCGTGATCCTGTATCACGATAAGAACCGCGGCAAGGGGGCGGCTCTGAGAACCGGATTTGCGAGAGTCACGGGAGACGTCGTCCTGGTGCAGGACGCCGACCTCGAATACGACCCGTTCGAATACCCACGCCTGCTCAAACCGATCCTCGAGGACAAAGCGGACGTCGTGTATGGGTCGCGATTCGGGGGAGAGACGCATCGGGTGCTTTTCTTCTGGCACTATGTCGGGAACCGGTTCCTGACGACACTTTCCAACATGTTCACGAATCTCAACCTTGCGGACATGGAGACGTGCTACAAGGTCTTCCGGGCGGACCTCCTCAAGCGCCTGCGGCTCCGGTCGAATCGCTTCGGGTTCGAGCCCGAGTTCACCCTCAAGGTCGCGCGACTCGGCTGCCGAATTTATGAAGTTGCCGTGTCCTATCACGGGCGGAATTATGCATCGGGGAAGAAGATCACCTGGAAGGACGGCGTCAGTGCGATCTGGTGCATCATCTGGTACCGGTTCTTCGATTAA
- a CDS encoding GDP-mannose 4,6-dehydratase, with the protein MSHILVTGGAGFIGSHLVDALVKEGREVVALDSFDDFYLPEIKRRNLESLAGRPGFTLIEGDIRDETLVEKVFATHPISVVVHLAARAGVRPSIRQPALYCDVNVRGTTTLLEACRSHGVAKFIFGSSSSVYGNNAKLPFSEKDDVDRPISPYAATKRSGELLCATYHELYRLNVFALRFFTVYGPRQRPEMAIHRFTRLIDRGLPLPRFGDGSTRRDYTYITDIIDGIQRAMERVQGFEIINLGGARTTSLAELITLLEKNLHQRAIVEQEPGQPGDVVATFADVEKAQRLLGYEPKVGVDEGIGRFVEWYRSLKVHA; encoded by the coding sequence ATGTCCCACATCCTGGTCACCGGCGGGGCGGGCTTCATCGGCTCGCATCTGGTCGACGCGCTGGTCAAGGAAGGTCGCGAGGTCGTGGCCCTGGACAGCTTCGATGATTTCTACCTCCCGGAGATCAAGCGCAGGAATCTCGAGTCCCTCGCGGGGCGCCCCGGCTTCACTCTGATCGAGGGCGACATCCGGGACGAGACGCTCGTCGAGAAGGTGTTCGCGACGCATCCGATCAGCGTGGTGGTGCACCTCGCGGCCAGGGCGGGTGTGCGGCCGTCGATCCGTCAGCCGGCGCTCTACTGCGACGTCAATGTGCGCGGGACCACCACGCTTCTCGAGGCGTGCCGCAGCCACGGCGTGGCGAAATTCATCTTCGGATCTTCGTCGTCGGTCTACGGCAACAACGCGAAGCTGCCGTTCTCCGAAAAGGACGATGTGGATCGTCCGATCTCGCCCTACGCGGCCACGAAGCGGTCCGGAGAGCTCCTGTGCGCGACCTATCACGAGCTGTACAGGCTGAACGTGTTCGCTCTGCGCTTCTTCACGGTCTACGGCCCCCGACAGCGGCCGGAGATGGCCATCCATAGATTCACCCGGCTCATCGACCGCGGTCTTCCGCTGCCGCGCTTCGGAGACGGCTCGACCCGCCGCGACTACACCTACATCACGGACATCATCGATGGCATCCAGCGCGCGATGGAGCGTGTGCAGGGATTCGAGATCATCAACCTGGGCGGGGCGCGGACCACGAGCCTCGCCGAGCTGATCACCCTCCTCGAAAAGAACCTTCATCAGCGCGCGATCGTCGAGCAGGAGCCGGGCCAGCCTGGAGACGTCGTCGCGACATTCGCGGATGTCGAGAAGGCTCAGCGTCTCCTGGGATACGAGCCCAAGGTCGGCGTCGACGAGGGGATCGGCCGATTCGTGGAATGGTACCGGAGCCTGAAGGTGCACGCATGA